From a region of the Armatimonadota bacterium genome:
- a CDS encoding DegT/DnrJ/EryC1/StrS family aminotransferase, which yields MRVPFLDLRAQTDEVRESIDSSIAEIFDSSAFVLGKYCTQFEDEIARRHGVKYGVAVNSGTDALRIALQAARIGEGDEVITSAFTFVASVEVIAQLGAVPVFVDIEADTFHMNPSLIEAAITPRTKAIMPIHLFGQLAAAKQIKQIADQNGLTVIEDSAQALDNHCDGVYTGKFGLAAGFSFYVTKNLGAAGDGGLILTDDEEIRDKSLSLRIHGMGKERYYYDDLGYTSRMAEIQAAVLCAKLEKLDGWNARRAELAQVYIDGLEGTDVETPVTSAGNNHTYHQFAIRCDSRGELMKHLQESEVSCSIFYPVPLHLHAPYRAFGGGEGSLPVTERVSKQVLSLPINPHLSEEQVRFVCQSIQRFCARCITAR from the coding sequence TTGCGAGTCCCATTCCTTGATCTAAGAGCGCAAACCGACGAGGTTCGCGAGAGTATCGATTCTTCGATCGCCGAGATATTCGACTCAAGCGCGTTCGTGCTCGGAAAGTACTGCACCCAGTTCGAAGACGAAATCGCACGGCGCCACGGCGTCAAGTACGGGGTAGCGGTGAACAGCGGTACCGACGCCCTGCGGATCGCGCTCCAAGCTGCGCGAATCGGCGAAGGGGACGAGGTCATCACGAGCGCGTTCACGTTCGTCGCGAGCGTCGAGGTCATCGCGCAGCTCGGCGCGGTACCGGTCTTCGTCGACATCGAGGCGGACACGTTCCATATGAATCCGAGCTTGATCGAAGCCGCGATCACGCCGCGCACGAAGGCGATCATGCCGATCCACTTGTTCGGACAGCTCGCGGCAGCAAAGCAGATCAAGCAGATTGCCGACCAGAACGGCCTGACGGTCATCGAGGACTCGGCGCAAGCGTTGGACAACCACTGCGACGGCGTCTACACCGGAAAGTTCGGCCTCGCCGCTGGATTCAGCTTTTACGTCACCAAGAACCTTGGCGCTGCCGGCGACGGCGGGTTGATCCTGACCGACGACGAAGAGATCAGGGACAAGTCGCTTTCACTGCGGATTCACGGCATGGGCAAGGAGCGGTACTACTACGACGACCTCGGCTACACGAGCCGGATGGCGGAGATCCAGGCGGCGGTGTTGTGCGCAAAGCTTGAGAAGCTCGACGGATGGAATGCGCGCCGGGCGGAGTTGGCACAGGTTTACATCGACGGGCTAGAAGGAACCGACGTCGAGACCCCCGTCACATCGGCTGGCAACAACCACACGTACCATCAGTTCGCGATCCGGTGCGACAGCCGCGGCGAGCTGATGAAGCACCTTCAGGAAAGCGAGGTCTCCTGCAGCATTTTCTACCCTGTCCCGCTCCATCTGCACGCGCCGTACCGAGCGTTCGGCGGCGGCGAGGGGAGTCTGCCGGTCACCGAGCGCGTGTCCAAGCAAGTGCTATCGCTGCCGATCAATCCCCATCTGTCAGAAGAACAGGTTCGGTTCGTTTGCCAGTCGATTCAGCGTTTTTGCGCACGGTGCATTACGGCACGCTGA
- a CDS encoding erythromycin esterase family protein, which translates to MLALTIAALLCQTQLSDDLLIESLSRASLPLKTVVAGNGFDDMALMAKSLQGVEVVGMGEPTHGSREVFQMKHRMFEYLVENHGFTVFALESNMSDTVALDRYVLYGEGSVQEAARAQGFWTWSTEEIVDLLEWMRTYNTDPEHLQKLRVVGIDMQNQATCTLYFQKICRILNSDGQAQFWEEMSWDDPTDEQMSEFADIVSRDLPVVREKVGEDAARLYERMVVVYKQAVDNNRIKHFIWARSKALPHLAETFKSVENLMQGSRNMPDGVEAGLSFLVEHENRRVAEESVDKDSFMKRALAIRKYANSQGDKAQAYTRCAEVLEFLALAQGMSGLNVSAHRDQSMAENLLWIQDTYLPGAKVMLWAHNYHVSRLLVNDKPMMTGAFLAESLGEKYFPVGFSFYEGGFRAVGTDGKLKAWSVPAARKGSIDEAFKRVGYCQFFIDFGQLDETGRKWASQLHSTRNYGAVNNEAQADSYWGEITPGQMYAGMIFIAKTKPARAID; encoded by the coding sequence ATGTTGGCCCTTACTATAGCCGCGCTGCTCTGTCAGACGCAATTATCGGACGACCTGCTGATCGAGTCACTGAGTAGGGCCTCTCTGCCATTGAAGACTGTCGTCGCTGGAAATGGGTTCGACGACATGGCACTGATGGCAAAGTCGCTTCAAGGTGTCGAGGTCGTTGGAATGGGCGAGCCGACGCACGGCTCTCGTGAGGTGTTCCAGATGAAGCACCGCATGTTCGAATACCTCGTCGAGAACCATGGCTTTACCGTGTTCGCGCTAGAGTCCAACATGTCGGATACAGTTGCTCTGGATCGCTATGTCCTCTACGGTGAGGGATCCGTACAAGAGGCCGCTAGGGCACAGGGATTCTGGACGTGGTCGACCGAGGAGATCGTCGATCTGCTCGAATGGATGCGAACGTATAACACAGACCCAGAGCATCTTCAGAAACTCAGGGTGGTCGGAATCGACATGCAGAACCAAGCCACGTGCACGCTCTACTTTCAGAAGATTTGTCGAATATTGAACAGCGATGGTCAGGCGCAGTTTTGGGAAGAGATGAGTTGGGATGATCCGACGGACGAGCAGATGTCAGAGTTCGCAGACATTGTTTCGCGCGACTTACCTGTCGTAAGGGAGAAGGTCGGCGAGGACGCCGCGAGGCTCTATGAGCGTATGGTCGTCGTGTACAAGCAGGCTGTCGACAACAATAGGATCAAGCACTTCATCTGGGCCAGAAGCAAGGCGCTCCCACATCTTGCTGAAACGTTCAAATCCGTCGAGAACCTGATGCAAGGCTCAAGGAACATGCCAGATGGTGTCGAAGCAGGCCTGTCGTTCTTGGTAGAGCACGAGAACAGGAGAGTCGCAGAAGAGAGCGTCGACAAAGATAGCTTTATGAAACGTGCGCTGGCAATAAGAAAGTACGCGAATTCACAGGGCGACAAAGCGCAGGCGTACACACGTTGCGCAGAGGTTTTAGAGTTCCTCGCGCTCGCGCAAGGCATGTCTGGGCTGAACGTTTCGGCACACAGAGATCAAAGCATGGCGGAAAACTTGCTCTGGATACAAGACACGTATTTGCCCGGAGCGAAGGTCATGCTTTGGGCGCATAACTATCACGTAAGCAGGCTCCTCGTAAACGACAAGCCGATGATGACCGGGGCGTTCCTCGCTGAATCGCTCGGCGAAAAATACTTCCCAGTCGGGTTCTCGTTCTACGAAGGCGGGTTCCGGGCTGTTGGAACCGATGGGAAGTTGAAAGCTTGGAGCGTTCCAGCGGCTAGGAAAGGATCTATCGACGAGGCATTCAAAAGGGTCGGATACTGTCAGTTTTTCATTGACTTTGGACAACTCGACGAAACGGGTCGGAAATGGGCCTCGCAGCTGCACTCGACAAGAAACTACGGGGCGGTGAACAACGAGGCCCAGGCTGACTCGTATTGGGGCGAGATTACGCCCGGTCAGATGTACGCAGGAATGATCTTCATTGCTAAGACTAAGCCTGCCAGGGCCATAGACTAG
- the rnc gene encoding ribonuclease III yields the protein MIPKEIPLKDESLFNLAMTHRSAVDDSLKDSYERMEFFGDAVLGLVVAQYLYEHHPEWDQGDMSKARASVVQEGPLAESALRLGLDEKMVLGAGEEATGGRRRPSILCDVFESVIGAIYIESGLEKARWFVLEQLHPFLMQISAGDVSPHDHKSRLQEVAQAIWRKTPEYRVSGHGSSEHERRFNIQVLFDNEVMGEGFGRSKKEAEQAAAKDALEVIERARRAREQADESRRQ from the coding sequence ATGATCCCGAAGGAAATCCCGCTTAAAGACGAGAGCCTGTTCAACCTGGCGATGACGCATCGCTCGGCCGTGGACGACTCGCTGAAGGACAGCTACGAGCGAATGGAGTTCTTCGGCGACGCGGTGCTGGGGCTGGTCGTAGCACAATATTTATACGAGCACCATCCTGAATGGGATCAGGGCGACATGAGCAAGGCGCGGGCAAGCGTCGTTCAAGAAGGCCCGTTGGCGGAGTCGGCGCTGCGCCTCGGTCTGGACGAGAAGATGGTTCTCGGTGCCGGCGAAGAGGCCACCGGCGGTCGGAGAAGGCCGTCAATACTGTGCGACGTGTTCGAGTCCGTGATCGGAGCGATCTACATCGAGTCCGGACTTGAGAAAGCACGGTGGTTTGTACTAGAGCAATTGCATCCGTTTCTCATGCAGATCAGCGCCGGCGACGTAAGTCCGCACGACCACAAGTCGCGGCTTCAGGAAGTCGCACAAGCCATTTGGCGCAAAACGCCCGAATACCGAGTCTCGGGACACGGATCAAGCGAGCACGAAAGACGGTTCAACATTCAAGTCTTGTTCGACAATGAAGTCATGGGAGAGGGGTTTGGCCGGTCCAAGAAGGAGGCCGAGCAGGCAGCGGCCAAAGACGCGCTGGAAGTCATTGAGCGCGCCAGGCGAGCCCGAGAGCAGGCTGACGAGTCGCGCCGACAGTAG
- a CDS encoding TIGR03790 family protein encodes MLNKRHSFRRAAAVIALAAAVCALGGGTTTSSKETQQSKDASRVLIVINQASPDSVQVGSYYRNKRGIPKTNVVFINVRDSETIPIARYRSEIEAPVRTAIKALSKPIDFIVLTKGIPIRISGKPGYSVDGHLGGMDVNFRPKSENDSKIGRFANNPYYRKSEPFSSKKYGYYLVTRLDGYTLEDAKRLVDNSLAAKGDKGPFFFDTAANRRKGDYLTWQKKLTGAHNTLTKKGFDSRLEETAKFVAPQYALMGYASWGSNDGAYDKATYRRIKFKPGAICETFVSTSARTFKHTDKGQSVITDLIANGVTGIKGYVSEPFTFALADTEILFDRYTSGYNLAESFYMASAVIKWKDLVIGDPLCSPYAKSD; translated from the coding sequence ATGTTGAACAAACGCCATAGCTTCCGCAGAGCCGCAGCCGTTATCGCCCTTGCTGCGGCGGTGTGCGCGCTGGGCGGCGGCACGACGACATCGAGCAAGGAAACACAACAAAGCAAAGACGCAAGTCGCGTTCTAATAGTCATCAACCAAGCCAGCCCCGACTCCGTCCAGGTCGGCAGCTACTACCGAAACAAGCGAGGAATCCCTAAGACAAACGTTGTTTTCATCAACGTGCGGGACTCGGAGACGATCCCGATCGCCAGGTATAGATCTGAGATTGAAGCCCCGGTGCGAACCGCGATCAAAGCTCTTTCAAAGCCCATCGACTTCATCGTGCTGACGAAGGGCATTCCGATCCGAATATCCGGAAAGCCGGGGTATTCGGTCGACGGCCACCTTGGAGGCATGGACGTCAACTTCCGTCCAAAGAGCGAAAACGACTCGAAGATCGGTCGTTTCGCGAATAATCCGTACTACCGGAAGAGCGAACCGTTCAGCAGCAAGAAGTATGGCTACTACCTTGTCACACGGCTCGACGGTTATACGCTTGAAGACGCGAAGCGCCTCGTCGACAACTCGCTGGCCGCAAAGGGCGACAAGGGGCCGTTCTTCTTCGACACAGCCGCCAATAGAAGAAAAGGCGATTACCTGACTTGGCAGAAGAAGCTGACTGGGGCGCACAATACGCTGACGAAGAAGGGGTTTGATTCGCGACTTGAGGAAACCGCCAAGTTCGTCGCGCCACAATACGCGCTCATGGGGTACGCGAGCTGGGGCAGCAACGACGGCGCGTACGACAAGGCGACGTACAGGAGGATAAAGTTCAAGCCTGGGGCGATCTGCGAGACGTTCGTCTCTACCAGCGCGAGGACGTTCAAGCACACGGACAAGGGCCAAAGCGTTATCACTGACCTGATCGCCAACGGTGTGACGGGAATAAAGGGCTATGTCAGCGAACCGTTCACGTTTGCGCTCGCCGACACAGAAATACTGTTCGACCGATACACGAGCGGCTACAACCTCGCCGAGAGCTTCTACATGGCGTCGGCAGTCATCAAATGGAAGGACCTGGTCATCGGCGACCCGCTCTGCAGCCCATACGCGAAGTCGGACTAG
- a CDS encoding phytanoyl-CoA dioxygenase family protein has translation MSGFAEQFDRDGFALAKSVFGGELLDAMAADFDRIVRQLEESGEEINARWAGTDEDSVLIHTHNVQQYSAVWMRALLHEPFLDCARALLGPDIVLHHTKLFSKPPEKGAPIPMHQDWAYFPCEKDTMIAAVIHLSEATDEMGCLRVVAGSHKMGRMPDSGGQSADFAVRYPIEDSVALEASPGDVAFFHYFTVHGSKPNISDRTRKTVLVQMHSGDDVVEDGCQHPDEHLVLSGWNRRMTRDLANRT, from the coding sequence ATGTCCGGGTTTGCCGAACAGTTCGATCGCGATGGCTTTGCACTGGCTAAGAGCGTATTCGGCGGCGAGCTGCTTGATGCGATGGCTGCGGATTTCGATCGGATAGTCAGGCAACTTGAAGAGAGCGGGGAAGAGATCAACGCGCGGTGGGCGGGGACGGACGAGGACAGCGTCTTGATTCATACGCACAACGTGCAGCAGTACTCGGCGGTTTGGATGCGCGCGCTGCTGCACGAGCCGTTCTTGGACTGCGCGCGCGCCCTATTGGGACCAGATATCGTCCTGCACCACACGAAGCTGTTCAGCAAGCCGCCGGAGAAGGGTGCGCCGATCCCGATGCACCAGGACTGGGCGTACTTCCCGTGCGAGAAGGACACGATGATCGCCGCTGTCATCCATCTTTCCGAGGCGACGGACGAGATGGGGTGCCTCCGCGTCGTGGCGGGGTCGCACAAGATGGGGCGGATGCCGGACTCTGGCGGGCAGAGCGCCGACTTCGCCGTGAGATATCCGATCGAAGACTCCGTCGCACTCGAAGCCTCCCCGGGGGACGTGGCGTTCTTCCACTACTTCACGGTGCACGGCTCCAAGCCGAACATCAGCGACCGCACGCGCAAGACCGTGCTCGTGCAGATGCACTCCGGCGACGATGTTGTAGAAGACGGATGCCAGCACCCCGACGAGCATCTGGTGCTCAGCGGTTGGAACCGCCGCATGACGCGGGATCTTGCGAATCGGACATGA
- the maf gene encoding septum formation protein Maf: MVLASASPRRQELLRSLVSDFTVVPADLDESRLTSEDPWDSVQRTAREKALFVAEKHPDALVIAGDTVVALPHEGGWRQLGKPATKGEARRMLRELSGRTHTVVTGVCLRWPDGLSAFTEATKVTFHALSDDEIRAYVATGSPMDKAGAYGLQDESQSFIARVEGSVSNVIGLPTERLEQALVDCRIGRS; encoded by the coding sequence GTGGTGCTTGCCAGCGCGTCTCCTCGTCGTCAGGAGCTGTTGCGCAGCCTGGTGAGCGATTTCACCGTGGTACCGGCAGATCTCGACGAGTCGCGACTGACCAGCGAAGACCCCTGGGACAGCGTACAGCGGACGGCTCGCGAGAAGGCGCTGTTCGTGGCCGAAAAGCACCCCGATGCGCTGGTGATCGCTGGAGACACCGTGGTCGCACTGCCACATGAGGGCGGGTGGCGGCAGCTCGGCAAGCCCGCGACCAAGGGCGAGGCGAGGCGGATGCTTCGCGAGCTTTCGGGTCGGACGCACACGGTGGTAACGGGCGTTTGCCTTCGGTGGCCGGATGGGCTGTCGGCGTTCACCGAGGCGACCAAGGTCACGTTCCACGCGCTGTCCGATGACGAGATTCGAGCGTACGTCGCAACCGGTTCGCCGATGGACAAAGCCGGCGCGTACGGACTGCAGGACGAGTCTCAGAGCTTCATAGCGAGAGTCGAAGGCTCAGTCAGCAACGTCATCGGTCTGCCGACGGAGCGGTTGGAGCAGGCGCTGGTTGATTGCCGTATTGGTAGGAGTTGA
- a CDS encoding pyridoxal phosphate-dependent aminotransferase → MATKAKQMKAEGVDVVSFAAGEPDFDTPRAITEAGKAALDAGQTRYSPTSGSLDLRQAIAEKLKRENGLDYDPKETMVSTGAKQCIYNAVQVLVDEGDEVVIPAPFWMTYEAQVQLAGGTAVIVPSTYEEGFVPPPERIAEAVTPRTKAIMLNTPCNPSGGAIKREDLEAIAEIAVKNDLWIISDEIYEHLTYGHEHTSIATFSEEVKGRTVTVTGCSKSYAMTGWRIGFIAGPLDVIKAMTNLQDQVTSGATTFSQAGAVAALNLDRAEVEKMRATFERRRNLITQRLREIPDLRVRDPLGAFYVFPDFSAYIGGKCQDDAQLAAYLLEEARIATVPGTVFYGPGHLRLSYALSEEDIEKGTARIAEALQKLSR, encoded by the coding sequence ATGGCGACGAAGGCGAAGCAGATGAAGGCCGAGGGAGTGGACGTCGTCTCGTTCGCAGCGGGTGAGCCGGACTTCGACACACCCCGCGCGATCACCGAGGCGGGAAAGGCTGCGCTCGACGCTGGCCAGACCCGATACTCCCCGACCTCCGGTTCGCTCGACCTGCGGCAGGCAATAGCAGAAAAGCTCAAACGCGAAAACGGACTCGATTACGACCCCAAAGAGACGATGGTCTCGACCGGCGCAAAGCAGTGCATCTACAACGCGGTCCAGGTGCTTGTCGACGAAGGCGACGAGGTCGTCATCCCCGCACCGTTCTGGATGACGTATGAGGCGCAGGTCCAGTTGGCCGGCGGCACTGCGGTCATCGTCCCCTCGACTTACGAAGAGGGATTCGTTCCGCCGCCGGAGAGGATCGCAGAGGCAGTCACACCAAGAACGAAGGCGATCATGCTCAATACGCCGTGCAACCCAAGCGGCGGAGCGATCAAGCGCGAAGACCTCGAGGCGATTGCGGAGATCGCGGTCAAGAACGACCTTTGGATCATCAGCGACGAGATCTACGAGCACCTGACGTACGGGCACGAACACACCAGTATCGCGACGTTCTCAGAGGAGGTCAAAGGTAGAACGGTAACGGTCACGGGCTGCTCCAAGAGCTACGCGATGACCGGCTGGCGAATCGGCTTCATCGCCGGCCCGCTCGACGTCATCAAGGCGATGACCAACCTGCAGGACCAGGTCACCAGCGGCGCTACGACCTTCAGCCAAGCCGGGGCAGTCGCGGCGCTCAACCTCGACCGGGCAGAGGTCGAAAAGATGCGCGCGACGTTTGAGCGCAGACGAAACCTGATCACGCAGAGGCTCCGTGAAATACCAGACCTCCGCGTCCGCGACCCGCTTGGCGCCTTCTACGTATTCCCCGATTTCTCGGCCTACATCGGCGGCAAGTGCCAGGACGACGCCCAACTCGCGGCATACCTCCTCGAAGAGGCCAGGATCGCGACAGTGCCGGGCACCGTCTTCTATGGCCCTGGGCACCTCCGCCTCAGCTACGCGCTCAGCGAAGAGGACATTGAAAAGGGCACGGCGCGCATCGCAGAAGCCCTGCAGAAGCTCTCCCGATGA
- a CDS encoding aminopeptidase P family protein yields MSTGVMKGSRLARLADVLKSEGVDALVLSSTVNMGYLHGFTEGGGERFLTLSIRSDGSVRMICPSLSENQARRCGIEDVRTWKDGEDPMAHYRQLVEDWGLADATVAVDDEMPAQYLLPMQAVAPGAKYRKGFSLIAQLMRRKDPEELENLYKTARYADATWDEVMPQIKSGMTEWDVAMLLTQGMQNRGGLVSFCIAATGANGAEPHHYTDRTVIQDGDVLIMDFGCGYKGYHSDITRTVCVGQASDEAKKVYEIVHAAHMAAREAAKEGVACQEVDRAARKVITDAGYGEFFTHRTGHGLGMRVHEEPYMVEGNTELLEEGHCFSDEPGIYLPGRFGVRIENILHIAGGVAKSFNAEPSPTVIELG; encoded by the coding sequence ATGTCTACTGGCGTGATGAAGGGCAGCAGGCTGGCGCGGCTTGCGGACGTTCTGAAGAGCGAGGGCGTGGATGCGCTGGTGCTGAGCAGTACCGTAAACATGGGGTATCTGCACGGCTTCACCGAGGGCGGGGGCGAGCGGTTCCTGACGCTCAGCATCCGTAGCGACGGGAGCGTGCGGATGATCTGCCCGTCGCTGAGCGAGAACCAGGCGCGGCGCTGCGGGATCGAGGACGTGCGGACGTGGAAGGACGGGGAAGACCCTATGGCGCACTACCGGCAGTTGGTCGAAGACTGGGGGCTGGCGGACGCGACCGTCGCGGTCGACGACGAGATGCCCGCGCAGTACCTGTTGCCGATGCAGGCCGTCGCGCCCGGTGCAAAGTATCGCAAGGGGTTCTCGCTGATCGCTCAGCTCATGCGCAGGAAGGACCCGGAGGAGCTGGAGAACCTGTACAAGACTGCGCGGTACGCCGACGCGACTTGGGACGAGGTGATGCCTCAGATCAAGTCGGGCATGACCGAGTGGGACGTCGCGATGCTGCTGACGCAGGGGATGCAGAACCGCGGCGGCTTGGTCAGTTTCTGCATCGCCGCGACGGGAGCGAACGGCGCCGAGCCGCACCACTACACCGACCGGACGGTCATCCAGGACGGCGACGTGCTGATCATGGACTTCGGGTGCGGCTACAAGGGGTACCACAGCGACATCACGCGCACCGTCTGCGTCGGCCAGGCGAGCGACGAGGCGAAGAAGGTGTACGAGATCGTCCACGCCGCGCACATGGCCGCGCGAGAAGCCGCCAAGGAGGGCGTCGCCTGTCAAGAAGTCGATCGAGCAGCAAGGAAAGTAATCACGGACGCTGGGTACGGCGAGTTCTTCACACACCGCACGGGCCACGGGCTTGGGATGCGCGTTCACGAGGAGCCGTACATGGTCGAAGGGAACACAGAACTGCTCGAAGAAGGGCACTGCTTCAGCGACGAGCCTGGAATCTATCTGCCAGGGCGGTTTGGCGTGCGGATCGAGAACATCCTCCACATCGCGGGAGGTGTCGCGAAGAGCTTCAACGCAGAGCCCTCGCCGACCGTGATCGAGCTTGGATAG
- a CDS encoding PEP-CTERM sorting domain-containing protein, translated as MTACLAVLALGTFALAQSVPNPFIKKPAPTLEALLGQIDSDPIVMDRYMRHFGMMPEEVLSYIGTLSLGTVKEDGVYLMYNTPESGEIRARVLFFKKGTKVWVDVAGTYILKVSCGNPMVRGTDDRVVEQDETVALQPTGTLRELAGSPPSGIGHQELVATTQTPGLPDVNAMLLAHAPPPLPVFTSSPQLIGALVVPFTAGFLFNRGNPIPEPATLLALGMAISGFVVARRKRKVA; from the coding sequence ATGACCGCATGCTTAGCGGTCTTGGCTCTAGGGACATTTGCGCTTGCGCAATCTGTGCCTAATCCATTCATCAAGAAGCCCGCGCCCACGCTCGAAGCGTTGTTGGGGCAAATCGACAGCGATCCGATCGTGATGGATCGGTATATGCGGCACTTTGGCATGATGCCCGAAGAGGTGCTGTCTTACATCGGCACGCTCTCTTTGGGGACCGTCAAAGAGGACGGTGTGTACTTGATGTACAACACGCCAGAGAGCGGCGAGATCCGGGCGCGCGTCCTCTTCTTCAAGAAGGGCACGAAAGTTTGGGTTGACGTTGCGGGCACGTACATCCTGAAAGTCTCGTGCGGGAACCCGATGGTCCGTGGGACCGACGACCGCGTGGTTGAGCAGGACGAGACTGTGGCTTTGCAGCCGACTGGAACTCTTCGCGAGCTGGCTGGGTCGCCCCCGTCGGGCATCGGACATCAAGAGCTTGTGGCAACGACGCAAACGCCGGGACTCCCCGACGTCAACGCGATGCTGTTGGCACACGCGCCGCCACCGCTGCCGGTCTTCACGAGTTCGCCGCAGCTCATCGGAGCTCTCGTCGTACCGTTTACAGCTGGGTTCCTCTTCAACAGAGGCAATCCCATTCCAGAGCCAGCAACGCTACTGGCCTTAGGCATGGCGATTTCTGGATTCGTCGTCGCTCGGCGCAAACGAAAGGTCGCTTAA
- a CDS encoding iron ABC transporter permease: MLLSKSIVAKLCALLIAAALAFVLHIGLGSSSAVNLVDVLRELFAGYGGDEQANVIVWQLRMPRAVGCALIGAILGAAGSAFQSLFRNPLAEPYVLGVSSGAGIGGTVALMLGVSGAAYGLGKLGLAFVGGMLTLWLVVAIARKGGRISITTMLIAGVVVSAMLASAMTAMLLAAGQDTNQILRWLLGTTADLQWPRVETLAVVLLVCLAVLQTQTRALNAFSVGEFTSERLGVDVPRLRAITLLTVTLMTAMAVGSAGIIGFLGLVAPHIARRIVGLDLRISLLGSALTGTAVLLFADVIAQRAFEFMELPLGAVTAIIGAPMLLALLRKQR; encoded by the coding sequence GTGCTCTTGAGCAAATCGATCGTAGCGAAGCTGTGCGCGCTGCTCATCGCGGCGGCGTTAGCGTTCGTGCTGCATATCGGACTCGGAAGCTCTAGCGCGGTCAATCTGGTGGACGTGCTGCGCGAGCTGTTCGCCGGTTACGGAGGCGACGAGCAGGCGAACGTGATCGTATGGCAGCTGAGGATGCCTCGGGCCGTTGGTTGCGCGCTGATCGGCGCGATCTTGGGTGCGGCCGGAAGCGCGTTTCAATCGCTGTTTCGCAACCCGCTGGCCGAACCGTACGTGCTCGGCGTTTCTTCTGGGGCCGGGATCGGGGGGACGGTCGCGCTGATGCTCGGCGTATCTGGCGCGGCGTACGGGCTCGGCAAGCTCGGCCTGGCGTTCGTGGGAGGAATGCTCACGCTGTGGCTCGTAGTCGCGATCGCCCGCAAGGGCGGACGCATCTCGATCACAACGATGCTGATCGCCGGCGTCGTGGTATCGGCGATGCTGGCTTCTGCGATGACCGCGATGCTCTTGGCCGCTGGGCAAGACACGAATCAAATTCTGCGCTGGCTGCTGGGCACGACCGCCGATCTGCAGTGGCCGCGGGTGGAGACGCTGGCGGTCGTGCTGCTGGTCTGCCTCGCGGTTCTTCAGACCCAGACGCGGGCTCTCAACGCGTTCTCCGTAGGTGAGTTCACGTCAGAGCGCCTGGGCGTCGATGTACCCCGGCTGCGGGCGATCACCCTGCTGACGGTCACACTGATGACGGCTATGGCCGTGGGCTCTGCTGGCATCATCGGTTTTCTCGGCTTGGTCGCCCCGCACATAGCCCGCCGAATCGTCGGACTCGACCTGCGCATCTCTTTGCTCGGCTCGGCGCTGACTGGCACGGCGGTTCTGCTTTTTGCGGATGTGATTGCGCAGAGGGCGTTCGAGTTCATGGAGCTACCGCTGGGCGCTGTAACAGCGATCATCGGCGCGCCGATGCTGCTTGCTCTGCTCCGAAAGCAGCGCTAG